In Pseudoalteromonas nigrifaciens, the sequence TTTTGCTGGCTGCCACAAAAGCAAGGAGAAGTCGTTAATGAGGTCATAATATTAATATAAAGTGTTTAAAACACGAGTTTAACAAGCTTATTGAGTTAGTGGTATCTCAAGGTTGTGAGTATTTTTAGTAAAACAGTAAAGCTTAGTATTTGTAGTGCTTAAATTTAATGATAGCTGTGTCAGCTGTTGATCATTAATAATATCAGTCCAGGTAATAACCGCAGCAAAGTTTCCGTTGTGCAGCGCCGAGCTAAGTACATACTCTAAGTTTACTAAATGTTTTTGCCTGATCACCAGTAATTTGCTGGTGTCAATGGAGCATGAATCAAGCAAGGCTTTACTCGGTACATGGTCAGGGGCAATCAGCAGTGTCCATGCATTTAAGCTGTTGTATTGGTGTAATACTTTAAGCAATTCAAAGGTTGCTGAAATTTCATCTTCAATTTGAATTAAATTTACACAATCACTTTTATCGTCTTGCTGATAACTTTTAACGGTTCTTACGGTAATAGGCTGTAACATAAATTTCTCACTCACTGGGTTTTTATACAGTACCCATATACAGTAGTTTATACAGTGTTATGGTGCAAGTGTTTTTTTGCTAATTATTTGTACAGTCATTCAGTTTTAAATTTTTACACGGATAAAAAAACAAAAATAACTATTAAAAACAGAGCGTTAATATTTTAGGTATATATTTATATTTTTTATTAAAGTTATGCGGCGAATAGCACCTATACAGTACTTTATGCTCTATTATTTACGTTAAAGTAAAGCTGATTGCTCAGCATATAAGCACGGTAATTATTATTTTTAAAACCTGAAGTACATACGTATTACCGTGTCATATTTATTATTTCAGCTACTTCAATAACTTAATGCATAACAAGGTAAAATGTCCGGTATTTCGCTATTTTTATGCTAAAATCTCGCCACTTTTTACTACCTTAAGTTTGTTATGCTCGAAGCCTTATTTAAAATCCGCGCAAATGATTCCTCAGTACAACGTGAATGTGTTGCCGGTATGACTACTTTTATTACTATGGTTTATATTGTTTTTGTTAATCCAGCAATGCTTGCCCAAGCAGGAATGGATCAAGGCGCTGCGTTTGTAGCTACATGTATTGCAGCTGCAATAGGCTGTTTTATTATGGGCCTATGGGCCAATTATCCGTTAGCGTTAGCGCCGGGTATGGGATTAAATGCTTTTTTTACCTATGGCGTTGTTTTAGGAATGGGCTATACCTGGGAAGCGGCATTAGGTGCTGTGTTTATGTCGGGTTGTATATTTTTATTTTTAAGTTTATTTAAAGTACGAGAGTGGATTATTAATGCCATTCCACTGGTGCTAAAACAAGCAATAGCGACCGGTATTGGTGCTTTTTTGGCGCTAATTGCGCTTAAAAGTGCAGGGATCATAGTATCTAGCCCTGCAACCTTAGTGCAACTAGGTGATATTACTGCACCTGGGCCATTACTTGCTATTTTAAGTTTTTTTGTGATTGCGGCATTGTTATATCGCGATTTTAAAAGTGGTGTGTTAATTAGTATTTTACTGGTAACAGGTATTGCTTTGGCTTTTGGTTTGGTTGAATATCAGGGGGTTATGTCTATGCCGCCGTCAATTTTACCAACCTTTATGCAACTTGATTTTAGTGCGGCATTTGAGCTTTCAATGTTGAGTGTTATTTTTGCATTTTTATTTGTAGATTTATTTGATACCTCAGGCACCTTGGTTGCGGTCACGCAAAAAGCAGGGCTTGCAGATGAAAAAGGCAATATGCCACGTTTAGGGCGCGCTCTTAGCGCTGATAGCACTGCCACTATTGCTGGTGCAATGCTTGGTACATCTACTACTACATCTTACATAGAGTCGGTGGCTGGCGTTTCTGTAGGCGGACGCACAGGCTTAACAGCCGTTGTTGTGGGTATTTGTTTTTTATTGATGATGTTTTTTGCGCCACTAGCGCAAATGGTGCCAGCGTATGCCACTGCCGGTGCTATTTTATATGTTTCGGTACTTATGCTACAAAACTTAAAGTTTGTAAACTGGGACGACATGACAGATGCCATTCCTGTTAGTGTGGTGTTATTAATGACCCCGCTGACATTTTCTATTGCTCATGGTATAGCGCTTGGGTTTATTTCTTACACCGCGGTTAAGGTGTTATGCGGTAAAAAGGATCAAGTAAGTATTAGTGTGTGGATTTTAACGGCATTGTTTATTGTTAAGTTTGCATTTTTATCTTAAAAAACTTATTTATCTATCAATAAAAAAAGCCCATACAAAATTGTATGGGCTTTTTTTATAAGTTTTAGTACTAATTTACCATTTCTTTTTCGGAGCAAATAAAACATCTAGGTCATCTTGCTCTTGCTCAGTTTTCTTTTTAAGTGCATTGGCATTCGATGCTCTTAACTCAACACTAATAGCTTCTAAGTAGCCTTCTACTTCTTGGTATTTAGCAGTTACATATGGATCGCTATACGATACCGCACTGAGTGAAGCATGGGCTTTTTCAAAATACTGCCTAGCTGAACCTACCATGCCTGCAGAGCGCGCCGATAAACCACGTTTAATTTGGCTTTCAATATTTATTTGTAACTGCAGTTTTTCCATTCGTTTGTCTTCAATTACAAATAGTTGGCTATCGAGGTTACCTTTATTGTGCTCAGAGCGTAGAATAATACGTAATTTTTTTATGCCCTGTATTAGCGATACCAATTGCTTATCGTTACTTGGCAGTGAAAGCGATTCGCTATTGCTTCCTTGAACTGGGTTATTCAAACGCTCTTTCGCTTCATTTAAACGGTTTTTTAATATTTTAGAACCAGGTGAAAGCGATACCATGGTACTAAGCGCATCATGATTACGACGCTGTAAAACACGTAGTGTGTTATCTGAAAACGGGATATTAGCGTTATTCATTAACGCTTCCTCGGTTTCCTCAATGATAGCTTTTTGTTTGGTTAGTTCTTTACGGCGATCAGCTTCTTGTTTTTCTTTATGCTGTTGCACCGCACTTACCCAAAGCGCAATCACAATAAGAGCAACAATGAGTATAATTATAATAGAGACGATCATGTTACAGTTCTCGGGTTCTAAACCTAATTGCTCAATCTTACATTAAATATATAAGAACAGGAAAACTTTGCGCTAATTAACTATAAAAGCAGGCTAAGAAAGCGTTTAAATCTTAATGCTTTATATGATAATCATTGCTATCTGAAGTATATTTATTGTGCTAGCCTAAGCCTATATTTATTAAATACGATATTATCAATTAAAACCTACCATTTGTCGGGTGGTCAGTTTTTAAAGATAAAGTATTTACCCCCTCAAAAACGAATAATAACGAAAATACATAGCTATGAAATTACAACAACTTAGATATATTGTAGAAGTTCAAAATCATAAATTAAATGTCTCAGCAACAGCTGAAAGTTTATTTACCTCACAACCAGGTATTTCTAAGCAAGTGCGCATGCTTGAAGATGAGTTAGGTATTCAAATTTTTGGTCGCAGTGGTAAACATTTAACGCATGTAACGAGTGCCGGTGAAGAAGTCATTAATATATCGCGCGAAATCCTCTCAAAAGTGGAAGGTATTAAAGCGGTTGCTCATGAGCATACTTTACCTGATCAAGGTAAGCTTAATATTGCCACTACTCATACCCAAGCACGTTACGCATTGCCGAATGTTATTAAAGGGTTTATGAAAAAATACCCCGCAGTGTCACTTCATATGCACCAAGGTACACCGCAGCAAATATCAGATGCAGCTGCACGTGGCGATGCCGACTTTGCTATTGCAACAGAAGCACTACACTTATATTCAGACCTTGTTATGCTACCTTGTTATCATTGGAACCGTAGTATTGTGGTGGCAAAAGACCATCCATTAGCTAAAAAAGCCAATAGTATAACCGTGGCTGATATTGCAAAATATCCGCTTATTACTTATGTATTTGGCTTTACTGGCCGCTCAGAACTAGATAAAGCATTTAGTGCTCATGGGCTTGAGCCGCACATAGTATTTACCGCCACCGATGCCGACGTTATTAAAACGTATGTACGCTTAGGATTAGGCGTTGGAGTGGTTGCGTCAATGGCGATTGACCAGGTCAGTGATACTGATTTAGTGTGTATTGATGCCAGCCATTTATTTGAAGCGAGTACCACTAAAATTGGTTTTAGAAAAGGCAGTTTTTTACGCACTTATATGTATGACTTTATTGAACGCTTTGCACCACACTTAACTAAAGAGCGAGTAGAGCGTGCTAACTTATTACGCAACCAAGAAGATGTTGATAAGTTATTTGCTGATATAGAATTGCCAGTTAAATAATTGTTTCGGTATCTAATACTTAACTGTTAAAAGTAGCTAATAAAAAAGGCGCCTGTTTTTAAACAGGCGCCTTTTTTAATTATAATTAAGTGTGTTAACACTCAATTATATTAACGGCTAAACCACCACGAGCGGTTTCTTTATATTTAGTTTTCATATCGTTACCGGTTTCGAGCATAGTTTTAATCACTTTATCGAGTGATACTTTTTGCTCACCACTACCACGAATTGCAAGGCGTGACGCATTAATTGCTTTTATCGCGCCCATGGCGTTGCGTTCAATACACGGTACTTGCACTAAGCCACCAACTGGGTCACACGTAAGCCCTAAGTTATGCTCCATGCCAATTTCGGCGGCATTTTCTACTTGCACTACATTACCACCTACAATTTCGGTAAGTGCGCCTGCAGCCATTGAGCAAGCCACGCCCACTTCACCTTGGCAACCTACTTCGGCACCCGAAATAGAGGCGTTCTTTTTATATAAAATACCGATAGCGGCGGCGGTTAATAAATAACGCGTAACTATGTCGCGATCAACTTCTTTTATAAAAGTATGATAATACATAAGTACTGCTGGTAAAATACCCGCTGCGCCATTGGTAGGCGCGGTTACAACACGCCCGCCTGCGGCGTTCTCTTCATTTACAGCTAAAGCAAATAAGTCGACCCAATCCATAGCACGTAGGGGGTCGTTACTTACTTCAACATTAAGTTTTAAATGTAAATTAGGAGCACGACGTTTTACTTTTAAACCGCCTGGTAAAATCCCTTCGGTACGCATACCACGCTCAATACAGGCTTTCATTACCTGCCAAATATTAAATAACTCGTCTTTAATGTCGTTTTCGCTGCGTAGTGTTTTTTCGTTATGCATCATTAAAGTAGATACACTGAAACCCGACTCTTTACACATTTCCAGTAATTCTTGTGCGCTACCAAACGGAAAAGGTGCAGGGTTTTCTTCACGAATATCAAGCGCTGCTTGTTTTTCGTTTTCAAAATCTTGGTCAGTAACAATAAAGCCACCGCCAATTGAGTAATAAATTTGGCTATAAACCTTCTCGCCATTATTAGAGGCAATAATTTCCATTGCATTAGAGTGCTTAGGTAGCGTTTTACGACGGTGAAAAACAATAGCCCCTTGCTTTGGGAATTTAGCCTTATGCGTTTGATTTAAATAAATAACTTGTTCTTTTTCAATTGTGGCTAAAATAGTATCAACCAAATCGGCGTCGATGGTTTCAGGATCATACCCAGCAAGGCCAAGTATTACTGCTTTACCCGAGCCGTGGCCAATACCAGTTTGGCCTAACGATCCATATAGCTCTACTTTAATGTCGGTAACGTTTGCTAATAATTGTTTTTCTTGTAGGTCATTAACAAATAAACGAGATGCGCGCATTGGGCCAACGGTATGTGACGAAGAAGGGCCAATACCAATACTAAACATATCAAATGCACTTATCATAATGTGTCTCTTCTGTGTTTACTCAGCACTAGGCTGCTTTTTTGAACGGTCGTGTATAGTAACGCTAAATTGTGACTATGTAACCATTAATCAAGAACATTTAAACTGGTAAGGCGAGTTGTTTTGTAAAGTTTTTAATGATGCTTGCAGTTGCACCCCAAAGTAAACCATGTGGGGTATTGTAACCATATAAAATAATGGTTTTACCAAAACGCTGAAAAGGCAGGGGCTGCCAATTAGCCTCGTTAGTTAAATCACGCAGTGGTAATAAAAAACTAGCTTGTACCTCATTATGATCGTTCTCCCAAATAGTGTGTTTATTAAGCATGCCAACAAAAGGGCTAATGTTAAAGCCGGTGAGTGTTGAGTACAAAGGTAATTGGCCAAATACTTTAACATTACTGGGCGTAATATTTAGCTCTTCATGTAGTTCACGCAGGGCAGTAGTGCGAAGCGTAATATCACTTGCTTCAAACTTACCACCGGGCAAGCAAATTTCACCGGGATGATGGTGCAAATAAATAGGGCGCTTACACAGTAAAATATGCGCATGATCATCTACATCAATAAGCGGCAACATGACTGCGCTGGCACGCTTTTTAGGGGTATCTATTCCTTGATCTGGCGCTGCCGTAGGGCTTAACTGAAACCGCGCTATAATGTGTTCACTATTCAAAGCGACCTACTGTTATTTATAATAATGGAAGTATTTTATTTACTTTATCGTATGTTTCTTGATATTCCAATGCAACTTTAGAATCAGCTACTATGCCACCACCGGCCCAGCAGTGTATTTGTTGAGCGTGGCATACTAAAGTGCGAATAGTAATGCTGGTATCCATGTTACCACAAGCACTTAAATAGCCTATTGAACCACAATAAATACTGCGACGATGCGGTTCAAGTTCTTCAATAATCTCCATTGCTCTCACTTTAGGCGCGCCAGTAATCGAGCCCCCAGGAAATGCTGCAGCGAGTTGATCAACCGCCGTTTTACCCTCTGCCAATGTGGCAGTAACTGTACTAACTAAATGATGCACCGCCGGAAAGCTCTCAATAGCAAATAATGAGGGCACCTGTACCGATCCTGGTTTGGCTACTTTACCTAAATCGTTTCGTAATAAATCAACAATCATTACATTTTCGGCGCGATCTTTGGCAGAGTTTGCCAATAATTGTGCTTGCTGGGCGTCTTGCTGCGGATCCGCTTTTCGCGGTAACGTGCCTTTAATCGGCTTAGTTTGCACTTGATTATCGCTTACTAATATAAAACGCTCCGGAGAAATAGACAAAATTGCGCCTTGCGGATGGTTTATAAAGCTAGAAAACGGCGCTTTATTCGCTGCTGTTAATTTAACGTAGGCAGCCCAAGGCGAGCCTTCATATTGGGCACTAAAACGTTGTGCTAAATTTATTTGATAGCAATCGCCTGTTTTTAAATAATCTTCAATTACGGCAAATTTTTGCGCATAATCAGCGCGGCTCATATTAGATTGCCACGCAGTTTTAAGTGCAAAGCTAGGCATAATGGCAGGTTGTGCTAAATACTGCTGATAAAGTGCTAAGCGATTAACCTTAGGCTGGGCAATATAAAACCAACTGTTTTGTTGTTTATCGTATATGAGTGCATCTAAGTACAAGCCAACGGCCATTTGTGGCAAGTCTATATCGTTTATAGCGCTACTTGGGAGGTTTTCAAGTGTGCGGCCTAAGTCATAACCCAAATAACCCAGCCAGCCACCACTAAAGGGTAGGTTGTTGGCCGCTTTGTTGTTATTAAGTTTTAGCAGTTCGCTGTTCATTATTTCAAAGCAGCTTCTTGCATCGGGTTGGTTATTTAAAATACTGAGGTTGTTTTGTACTTCCAGTGTGCTTTTGGGCTCGATGGCAATAATATCAAAACGACTGTCTACATGCTCACTATTGGCCGAATCGAGTAAAATGGCATAAGGCAAGTGGGCAAAATGCGCAAATACATCAATACAGCTTTGTGTTATGGCTAATTTTATACAATTATTTTTATTGTTTAGCATTTACTACCCCTTTAAGAACTGGCTCGAAACGGGCGAGGAGGGTATCATAAGTCAAATTTTTTTGGCAGCGTTTAGTTGCTTCCCAAATTAAAAACAGTGCAAACCACCGTCACCGGTTTGATATAGCTTACGCGACACCGCGTAACGGTAACTTAAGGAACCACTATGAGTACAATCCGTCAGCAAGACTTTATAGATAGCATTGAAGATGCTTTGCAGTATATTTCCTTCTATCATCCCCTTGATTTTGTTCAAGCGCTTGAAAAAGCCTATAACAAAGAACAAAGTAAAGCAGCAAAAGATGCCATCGCACAAATTCTAATTAACTCGCGTATGTCGGCTGAGGGCAAGCGTCCGCTTTGCCAAGACACAGGTATTATTACCTGTTTTGTTAAAGTAGGTATGGATGTTAACTGGGATAAAACCGATTTAACCGTTCAACAAATGGTTGATGAAGGCACACGCCGTGCATACTTAAATCCAGACAACCCGCTGCGCGCCTCTATTGTTGCAGACCCTGCAGGTACTCGTAAAAACACCAAAGACAATACCCCTTCAGTTGTACATATAGATTTAGTAGCGGGCGGTAAGGTTGAAGTAATGGTAGCGGCTAAAGGCGGCGGCTCTGAAAACAAAAGTAAAATGGCTATGTTAAATCCATCTGACGATGTGGCAGAATGGGTAGAAAAAACGCTACCTACAATGGGCGCAGGCTGGTGTCCGCCTGGCATGCTAGGTATAGGTATTGGTGGTACGGCTGAAAAAGCGGCAGTAATGGCTAAAGAGTCGTTAATGGATCCGGTAGATATTCATGAATTAATGGAACGCGGTGCAGAAACCACAGAAGAAAAGCTACGTTTAGAAATATTTGAACGTGCTAATAAATTAGGTATTGGCGCACAAGGCTTAGGCGGTTTAACAACGGTTGTTGATGTTAAAATTAAAACAGCACCAACGCATGCAGCGTCAAAACCGGTCGTGATGATCCCTAACTGTGCGGCTACTCGCCACGTACACTTTACCCTTGATGGTTCAGGCCCAGCAAACCTAAAAGCACCTAAGTTAGAAGATTGGCCACAAGTAACCTTTGAAGTGGGCGAAGGCACACGTCGTGTTGATTTAAATACCTTGACCAAAAAAGATGTGCAAGAGTGGAAAATGGGTGAAACTGTTTTACTTTCGGGTACTATTTTAACGGGTCGAGATGCCGCGCATAAGCGTTTGCAAGACATGATCAACTCAGGCGAAGGTTTACCTAAAGGCGTAGATTTTGATAATAAATTTATTTATTACGTAGGCCCAGTAGATGCTGTACGTGACGAAGCAGTTGGCCCAGCGGGTCCGACAACGGCTACGCGTATGGATAAATTTACCGATATGATGCTAGAAAAAACCGGTATTGTAGGCATGATAGGTAAAGCAGA encodes:
- a CDS encoding SulA-like leucine-rich domain-containing protein, producing the protein MLQPITVRTVKSYQQDDKSDCVNLIQIEDEISATFELLKVLHQYNSLNAWTLLIAPDHVPSKALLDSCSIDTSKLLVIRQKHLVNLEYVLSSALHNGNFAAVITWTDIINDQQLTQLSLNLSTTNTKLYCFTKNTHNLEIPLTQ
- a CDS encoding NCS2 family permease, giving the protein MLEALFKIRANDSSVQRECVAGMTTFITMVYIVFVNPAMLAQAGMDQGAAFVATCIAAAIGCFIMGLWANYPLALAPGMGLNAFFTYGVVLGMGYTWEAALGAVFMSGCIFLFLSLFKVREWIINAIPLVLKQAIATGIGAFLALIALKSAGIIVSSPATLVQLGDITAPGPLLAILSFFVIAALLYRDFKSGVLISILLVTGIALAFGLVEYQGVMSMPPSILPTFMQLDFSAAFELSMLSVIFAFLFVDLFDTSGTLVAVTQKAGLADEKGNMPRLGRALSADSTATIAGAMLGTSTTTSYIESVAGVSVGGRTGLTAVVVGICFLLMMFFAPLAQMVPAYATAGAILYVSVLMLQNLKFVNWDDMTDAIPVSVVLLMTPLTFSIAHGIALGFISYTAVKVLCGKKDQVSISVWILTALFIVKFAFLS
- the cysB gene encoding HTH-type transcriptional regulator CysB; this encodes MKLQQLRYIVEVQNHKLNVSATAESLFTSQPGISKQVRMLEDELGIQIFGRSGKHLTHVTSAGEEVINISREILSKVEGIKAVAHEHTLPDQGKLNIATTHTQARYALPNVIKGFMKKYPAVSLHMHQGTPQQISDAAARGDADFAIATEALHLYSDLVMLPCYHWNRSIVVAKDHPLAKKANSITVADIAKYPLITYVFGFTGRSELDKAFSAHGLEPHIVFTATDADVIKTYVRLGLGVGVVASMAIDQVSDTDLVCIDASHLFEASTTKIGFRKGSFLRTYMYDFIERFAPHLTKERVERANLLRNQEDVDKLFADIELPVK
- a CDS encoding L-serine ammonia-lyase — its product is MISAFDMFSIGIGPSSSHTVGPMRASRLFVNDLQEKQLLANVTDIKVELYGSLGQTGIGHGSGKAVILGLAGYDPETIDADLVDTILATIEKEQVIYLNQTHKAKFPKQGAIVFHRRKTLPKHSNAMEIIASNNGEKVYSQIYYSIGGGFIVTDQDFENEKQAALDIREENPAPFPFGSAQELLEMCKESGFSVSTLMMHNEKTLRSENDIKDELFNIWQVMKACIERGMRTEGILPGGLKVKRRAPNLHLKLNVEVSNDPLRAMDWVDLFALAVNEENAAGGRVVTAPTNGAAGILPAVLMYYHTFIKEVDRDIVTRYLLTAAAIGILYKKNASISGAEVGCQGEVGVACSMAAGALTEIVGGNVVQVENAAEIGMEHNLGLTCDPVGGLVQVPCIERNAMGAIKAINASRLAIRGSGEQKVSLDKVIKTMLETGNDMKTKYKETARGGLAVNIIEC
- a CDS encoding NUDIX hydrolase, which produces MNSEHIIARFQLSPTAAPDQGIDTPKKRASAVMLPLIDVDDHAHILLCKRPIYLHHHPGEICLPGGKFEASDITLRTTALRELHEELNITPSNVKVFGQLPLYSTLTGFNISPFVGMLNKHTIWENDHNEVQASFLLPLRDLTNEANWQPLPFQRFGKTIILYGYNTPHGLLWGATASIIKNFTKQLALPV
- the pabB gene encoding aminodeoxychorismate synthase component I translates to MLNNKNNCIKLAITQSCIDVFAHFAHLPYAILLDSANSEHVDSRFDIIAIEPKSTLEVQNNLSILNNQPDARSCFEIMNSELLKLNNNKAANNLPFSGGWLGYLGYDLGRTLENLPSSAINDIDLPQMAVGLYLDALIYDKQQNSWFYIAQPKVNRLALYQQYLAQPAIMPSFALKTAWQSNMSRADYAQKFAVIEDYLKTGDCYQINLAQRFSAQYEGSPWAAYVKLTAANKAPFSSFINHPQGAILSISPERFILVSDNQVQTKPIKGTLPRKADPQQDAQQAQLLANSAKDRAENVMIVDLLRNDLGKVAKPGSVQVPSLFAIESFPAVHHLVSTVTATLAEGKTAVDQLAAAFPGGSITGAPKVRAMEIIEELEPHRRSIYCGSIGYLSACGNMDTSITIRTLVCHAQQIHCWAGGGIVADSKVALEYQETYDKVNKILPLL
- a CDS encoding fumarate hydratase, producing the protein MSTIRQQDFIDSIEDALQYISFYHPLDFVQALEKAYNKEQSKAAKDAIAQILINSRMSAEGKRPLCQDTGIITCFVKVGMDVNWDKTDLTVQQMVDEGTRRAYLNPDNPLRASIVADPAGTRKNTKDNTPSVVHIDLVAGGKVEVMVAAKGGGSENKSKMAMLNPSDDVAEWVEKTLPTMGAGWCPPGMLGIGIGGTAEKAAVMAKESLMDPVDIHELMERGAETTEEKLRLEIFERANKLGIGAQGLGGLTTVVDVKIKTAPTHAASKPVVMIPNCAATRHVHFTLDGSGPANLKAPKLEDWPQVTFEVGEGTRRVDLNTLTKKDVQEWKMGETVLLSGTILTGRDAAHKRLQDMINSGEGLPKGVDFDNKFIYYVGPVDAVRDEAVGPAGPTTATRMDKFTDMMLEKTGIVGMIGKAERGPATVESIKQHKSVYLMAVGGAAYLVSKAIKKARVVAFEDLGMEAIYEFEVEDMPVTVAVDSEGANAHTQGPAIWKAKIEELDSKLK